A single region of the Bacillus cereus genome encodes:
- a CDS encoding ABC transporter permease/substrate-binding protein, translated as MTDFIQTFQERKVELLSALSEHLQISLISLFFAVIIAVPLGILLTRKERMAEFIIGTSAVMQTVPSLALLGLLIPLVGIGKLPAIIALVVYALLPILRNTYTGIRELDESLIEAARAMGMNSWRRLWKVELPLALPIIMAGIRTAMVLIVGTATLAALIGAGGLGKLILLGIDRNDHALIILGAVPAALLALFFDVVLRTLESPRRSSKRVILTICIVVVMIASPFLWNTQKNDIVIAGKLGSEPEILIQMYKQLIEQDTDLHVELKPGLGKTAFVFEALKSGEVDIYPEFSGTALSTFVKEEPKSTNRDEVYEQARMGMEKKYNMVMLKPMEYNNTYALAMPKKIADQNNINTISDLGKIAQEAKVGFTLEFADREDGYKGMQKLYNYKFSNVKTMEPKLRYSAIQSGDVNVIDAYSTDSELEQYGLKVLKDDKGLFPPYQGAPLLKKETLQKYPELEKVLNKLSGKITDEEMRKMNYEVNVNGKSSEEVAKQFLQKENLLR; from the coding sequence GTGACTGATTTTATTCAAACCTTCCAAGAACGAAAAGTAGAATTGCTAAGTGCATTAAGTGAGCATTTACAAATATCGCTTATTTCACTATTTTTTGCAGTAATTATTGCGGTGCCTCTTGGCATTTTATTAACGAGAAAAGAACGGATGGCTGAATTTATAATAGGGACTTCTGCTGTTATGCAGACTGTGCCATCACTTGCATTACTTGGACTTTTAATTCCATTAGTAGGAATCGGTAAACTTCCAGCCATTATCGCATTAGTTGTGTATGCACTATTACCTATTTTACGAAATACATATACAGGAATACGAGAATTAGATGAATCACTTATAGAAGCGGCGAGAGCTATGGGAATGAATAGCTGGAGAAGGTTATGGAAGGTGGAGCTTCCTCTCGCGTTGCCAATTATTATGGCGGGTATTCGTACAGCAATGGTATTAATTGTTGGAACGGCTACATTAGCTGCTTTAATAGGTGCAGGTGGGCTTGGTAAACTTATATTACTAGGTATCGATCGAAATGACCATGCGCTTATCATTTTAGGGGCCGTACCAGCCGCGCTACTCGCTTTATTCTTTGATGTAGTACTTCGCACACTCGAGAGCCCAAGACGCTCTTCTAAGCGCGTTATATTGACAATATGTATTGTTGTCGTAATGATTGCTTCGCCATTTCTTTGGAATACACAAAAGAACGATATAGTTATTGCTGGCAAACTTGGATCTGAACCAGAAATTTTAATTCAAATGTACAAGCAGCTAATTGAACAGGATACAGATTTACACGTAGAATTAAAACCAGGTCTTGGGAAAACAGCATTTGTATTTGAAGCGTTAAAATCAGGTGAAGTAGATATATACCCAGAATTTTCAGGTACAGCTTTATCTACTTTCGTGAAAGAAGAACCGAAAAGTACAAATCGTGATGAAGTATATGAACAAGCTCGCATGGGAATGGAAAAGAAATATAATATGGTTATGTTAAAGCCAATGGAGTATAACAATACATACGCACTAGCCATGCCGAAAAAAATAGCAGATCAAAATAACATAAATACAATTTCTGATTTAGGAAAAATTGCACAGGAAGCTAAAGTAGGATTTACATTAGAATTTGCTGATCGTGAAGATGGTTATAAAGGAATGCAAAAATTATATAACTATAAGTTTTCAAATGTTAAAACGATGGAACCGAAACTACGCTATAGTGCAATACAATCGGGTGATGTGAACGTAATTGATGCATATTCAACTGATAGTGAATTGGAGCAATATGGACTTAAAGTGCTAAAAGATGATAAAGGATTATTCCCGCCTTATCAAGGAGCACCATTATTAAAAAAAGAGACGTTACAGAAATATCCTGAACTCGAAAAAGTATTAAATAAATTATCTGGAAAGATTACAGATGAAGAAATGCGAAAAATGAATTACGAAGTAAATGTGAATGGGAAAAGTAGTGAAGAAGTAGCAAAACAATTTTTACAAAAAGAGAATTTACTTCGTTAA
- the arcD gene encoding arginine-ornithine antiporter, with translation MTDGVVQIEKKLGFFPLIALVVGTMVGGGVFSLPHDLAVGANSGATIIGWCITAMGMIPLALVYQTLARQKPELEGGIYSYARAGFGEYIGFNSAWGYWLAGILGNVATIMLLFSTLGYFFPIFKGGNNVASIIGASLLLWTLHFLILFGIREASIMNVIATVGKLVPIVLFIVVMVTAFRWDTFTHDFWGEGTISLSAILGQVKNTMLVTLWVFIGVEGAVVLSGRAKNSRDVGKATVLGLILVMSIYILISVLSMGAMTRGELSVLETPSMGHVLEHVVGPWGAVAINIGLVASLVGTLIGWFLLVSEISHVAGKDGVFPKVFTKTNKKQTPHMALWISNAVAQVIFIIVLFSESTYQIMYFIASTSILLPYLLSALYQLKLVITKELEVARVKNGLLALIASVYSVWLIYAAGLKNLLLVSIVYGIGILVYMFARKEKGNRCFAGIERYVMWAIVIAAITSIYMLMSGNIKL, from the coding sequence ATGACAGATGGGGTGGTACAAATAGAAAAGAAGTTAGGATTTTTTCCGTTAATCGCATTAGTAGTTGGAACGATGGTTGGAGGCGGTGTTTTTAGTTTACCGCATGATTTAGCAGTAGGAGCAAATAGTGGTGCAACGATAATTGGTTGGTGTATTACAGCAATGGGAATGATTCCACTTGCGCTCGTATATCAAACGTTAGCAAGACAAAAACCGGAGCTTGAGGGCGGAATTTATAGTTATGCACGAGCTGGTTTCGGTGAATATATTGGTTTTAACAGTGCTTGGGGGTACTGGCTGGCAGGAATTTTAGGAAATGTCGCAACAATTATGTTGCTGTTTAGCACATTAGGTTATTTCTTCCCAATTTTTAAAGGAGGAAATAACGTTGCGTCTATCATTGGTGCATCTCTTTTATTATGGACACTACATTTTCTAATTTTATTTGGAATTCGTGAAGCTTCCATTATGAATGTTATCGCAACAGTAGGGAAATTAGTTCCAATCGTATTATTTATTGTTGTAATGGTAACAGCCTTTCGCTGGGATACATTTACGCATGATTTTTGGGGAGAAGGAACAATCTCACTTTCCGCTATCCTTGGTCAAGTGAAAAATACAATGCTTGTAACGCTATGGGTGTTCATTGGGGTTGAAGGAGCAGTTGTATTATCAGGAAGAGCTAAAAATAGCAGAGACGTTGGAAAAGCGACAGTACTTGGATTAATTTTAGTAATGTCTATTTATATTTTAATTTCTGTTCTGTCAATGGGAGCAATGACACGAGGAGAACTTTCCGTTTTAGAAACTCCGTCAATGGGACATGTATTAGAACATGTTGTTGGTCCATGGGGTGCAGTTGCGATAAACATCGGGTTAGTTGCATCACTTGTAGGTACATTAATTGGCTGGTTTTTACTTGTTTCTGAAATTTCTCACGTAGCTGGAAAAGATGGAGTGTTTCCGAAAGTCTTTACGAAAACAAATAAAAAGCAAACACCGCATATGGCATTATGGATTTCAAATGCTGTTGCCCAAGTTATTTTTATAATCGTTCTGTTTTCAGAATCGACATACCAAATTATGTATTTTATTGCATCAACATCTATATTACTGCCGTACTTATTATCAGCTTTATATCAATTGAAATTAGTCATTACGAAAGAGCTTGAAGTTGCGAGGGTGAAAAATGGCTTGTTAGCTTTAATTGCTTCTGTATATTCTGTATGGCTCATTTACGCAGCTGGTTTAAAGAATTTACTGCTTGTTTCAATTGTATATGGTATTGGGATTCTCGTGTATATGTTTGCAAGAAAAGAAAAAGGGAATCGTTGTTTTGCAGGTATTGAGAGATATGTGATGTGGGCAATTGTTATTGCGGCTATCACTTCAATTTATATGTTAATGTCAGGAAATATAAAATTGTAA
- a CDS encoding LemA domain protein, producing MEEKEQLSRIMDLASDLRKVLVQESFFNHHPELRGVIENLASSVENLASLQQNKDENAEDRLRYVLAKMKIAHNAILQEKKAFPSL from the coding sequence ATGGAAGAAAAAGAACAGTTGTCTAGAATTATGGATTTAGCTAGTGATTTGAGGAAAGTATTAGTACAAGAATCTTTTTTTAATCATCATCCTGAACTTCGAGGTGTGATTGAAAATTTAGCGAGTTCTGTAGAGAATTTGGCGAGTTTGCAACAAAATAAAGATGAAAATGCCGAAGATCGATTACGGTACGTACTTGCTAAAATGAAAATTGCTCATAATGCTATTTTACAAGAAAAAAAAGCATTTCCTTCTCTTTAA
- a CDS encoding AAA family ATPase → MKLHKALHPSFIKRMYYMRFIGTFAKSEGEKNGENFFVQCLSPLPFTLQELFPDGKYLFEGLCSNKKNEKIFTDLKKRKLEKQLVMFRLYYDRGNLFLELICTEEPREIASSYKLIPSPKVSNYKKRASLERKLSNGYLSFLMPKLPKDFEPPELLWYEGRLYGNLSLKSSISSISYFEQRKECKYIEINDWMKHVEIAVDEHLYFVSENVYEQLNKRIVEEGKLVEAEDIKMQKEDWEWDERESSFLQYVQSMVRKKGLYLDDTDIYNFHISVKTNMLTIVGGIPGVGKSRFVQAYAEALGLRYGEELIWIPISPSYQEPHDILGYLHPNGNFIESETKLVRTLLKAKENPNQLYIIVFDEMNMSHIEHWFTPFLSVLQLEKQNRILNLYEKVQEIENQIPPSVEIGENVIFVGTVNFDETTKELSDRLLDRTNLITLQKIPFCEMSIEQEKVVQQPPLKVTTGEFRINWFRNKEMIEVFTEEELELLDKLHDVLSSHDISKGISFRCANAIATYLQNIPFQNNQSYMISREEGFDLQIKQRVLTKLRGTEMTVGSLLSEEAKRGAILIPLLQSPLANRVSTFEHSLAYIRQKRRELELYGYAK, encoded by the coding sequence TTGAAATTACATAAAGCTCTTCATCCAAGTTTTATAAAACGAATGTATTATATGAGATTTATTGGAACGTTTGCAAAATCGGAGGGAGAGAAGAATGGAGAAAATTTCTTTGTACAATGCCTTTCTCCATTACCCTTCACTTTACAAGAGTTATTTCCGGATGGAAAATATTTATTTGAAGGATTATGCAGTAATAAAAAAAATGAAAAAATCTTTACTGATTTAAAGAAGCGTAAATTAGAAAAGCAATTGGTTATGTTTCGTCTTTATTATGATCGAGGAAATTTATTTTTGGAATTAATATGTACAGAAGAGCCTAGAGAAATAGCATCTTCATATAAATTGATTCCTTCACCAAAGGTCTCGAATTATAAAAAGAGAGCGTCTTTGGAACGTAAGTTAAGCAACGGTTATTTATCATTTCTTATGCCTAAATTACCAAAAGACTTTGAGCCTCCAGAATTATTATGGTATGAAGGAAGACTATATGGGAATTTATCGTTAAAATCATCAATAAGTTCAATTTCATATTTTGAGCAAAGAAAAGAATGCAAATATATTGAAATAAACGATTGGATGAAACATGTAGAAATAGCAGTAGATGAACATTTATATTTTGTGAGTGAGAATGTGTATGAGCAATTAAATAAACGAATTGTTGAAGAAGGTAAGTTAGTTGAAGCAGAGGATATTAAAATGCAAAAGGAGGACTGGGAATGGGATGAGCGTGAATCCTCTTTTTTGCAGTATGTACAAAGTATGGTTCGTAAAAAAGGTCTATATTTGGATGATACAGATATATATAATTTTCACATTAGTGTTAAAACCAATATGTTAACGATTGTTGGTGGTATACCAGGTGTTGGGAAATCACGCTTTGTGCAAGCATATGCAGAAGCACTTGGCTTACGTTATGGTGAAGAATTAATTTGGATTCCAATTTCACCATCGTATCAAGAACCACATGATATTCTCGGCTACCTTCATCCGAATGGTAATTTTATTGAAAGTGAAACGAAGTTAGTTCGGACATTATTGAAGGCTAAAGAAAACCCAAATCAATTGTATATAATTGTGTTTGATGAAATGAACATGTCACATATTGAGCATTGGTTTACTCCATTTCTATCCGTTCTTCAACTTGAAAAGCAAAACCGTATTTTGAATTTGTATGAGAAAGTACAAGAAATAGAAAATCAAATTCCGCCTTCAGTGGAAATTGGTGAGAATGTTATTTTCGTAGGTACTGTAAATTTTGATGAAACGACGAAAGAGCTTTCCGATCGATTATTAGATCGAACAAATTTGATTACGTTACAAAAAATTCCGTTTTGCGAGATGAGTATAGAACAAGAGAAAGTAGTTCAGCAACCCCCACTGAAAGTAACAACAGGAGAATTTCGAATTAATTGGTTTAGGAATAAAGAGATGATTGAAGTGTTTACTGAAGAGGAATTAGAGTTATTGGATAAGTTACATGATGTATTATCATCACACGATATATCAAAAGGAATTTCTTTCCGATGTGCAAACGCAATCGCTACGTATTTGCAGAATATACCGTTCCAAAATAATCAGTCCTATATGATTAGCAGGGAAGAAGGCTTTGACTTGCAAATAAAGCAACGCGTATTAACGAAATTAAGGGGGACAGAAATGACAGTGGGCTCTCTACTTTCTGAAGAAGCAAAAAGGGGAGCGATATTGATACCACTTTTACAGTCTCCGCTTGCAAATCGTGTATCTACATTTGAACATTCTTTAGCTTATATAAGACAAAAGCGTAGAGAACTGGAGTTGTATGGATATGCAAAATGA